One window of the Acaryochloris sp. CCMEE 5410 genome contains the following:
- a CDS encoding mechanosensitive ion channel produces the protein MAKLITTRGLRAFNLDNQLQQQAGLEMEADTISISATLGNVVYWFTFLLFLPAILETLQLQGMTQPIEKLLNDIFVIFPNILAALLIGGAGWLLAQVIRRVVTNLLVAMGTDQLSQRLGLPQASPHQSLSRLIGTIVYVLVLIPIAIAALTALKVEAISTPAISALTEVMTTLPQIFTAGFILVIAYFIGRFLSELTGQFLAGIGFDNLLQWLGISEPTDAPPAPSDSDASLSVSTPQPSAIAGLIVWVAVMLFAAVAATDLLALPSLTVIVQDFIVLLGRVLGGLAVWIVGVYLANWSYRLAWIIHDIFQESLKVFPHSAFGDLKSVTL, from the coding sequence GTGGCTAAATTAATCACCACTCGGGGACTCAGAGCCTTCAACCTCGATAATCAACTCCAACAGCAAGCGGGGTTGGAGATGGAGGCCGATACGATTTCTATAAGTGCCACCCTCGGTAACGTGGTCTATTGGTTCACGTTTCTCTTGTTTTTGCCAGCCATCTTGGAGACGCTGCAACTGCAAGGGATGACTCAACCGATTGAGAAGCTACTGAACGATATCTTTGTTATCTTCCCCAATATTTTGGCAGCCCTCTTGATTGGAGGAGCCGGTTGGCTGCTGGCCCAAGTGATTCGGCGCGTGGTCACCAACTTGCTCGTCGCCATGGGCACGGATCAACTCAGTCAGCGTTTAGGACTGCCTCAAGCCTCACCCCACCAGTCTCTATCTCGCTTAATTGGGACGATTGTGTATGTTTTGGTGCTAATTCCCATCGCCATTGCGGCCCTGACGGCACTGAAAGTGGAGGCCATCTCCACCCCCGCAATTTCAGCTTTGACGGAGGTAATGACCACCCTGCCCCAAATCTTTACCGCTGGCTTTATCCTGGTAATTGCTTATTTTATCGGTCGCTTCCTCTCCGAATTAACCGGCCAGTTTTTAGCTGGGATTGGGTTTGACAATCTCTTACAGTGGCTAGGGATATCGGAACCCACCGATGCTCCCCCTGCCCCCTCTGACTCTGACGCCTCCCTTTCTGTATCGACTCCCCAACCCTCGGCAATAGCGGGCTTGATTGTCTGGGTAGCGGTGATGCTATTTGCGGCGGTTGCAGCGACGGATTTACTGGCCCTGCCCAGCTTAACCGTAATTGTTCAGGATTTTATCGTCTTGTTGGGGCGGGTTCTCGGTGGTTTAGCGGTGTGGATCGTGGGGGTCTATCTGGCGAATTGGTCCTACCGCTTAGCCTGGATTATTCATGACATTTTTCAGGAATCTCTGAAAGTCTTTCCTCATAGTGCTTTTGGCGATCTAAAGAGTGTAACGCTTTGA
- a CDS encoding tetratricopeptide repeat protein, which produces MLRQRLPKSLLASIVVSSLALISIQSTIARPNSYPSKTHPTAIIFSKENQSQKYLLDGIQKALSGDYPGAIEAYDLALQFAPANAEAYYNRGVAYFSIGHSDNALQDFERAISITPSMAEAYGNRGTIRLQMGEYKSALSDFQTAADLFEQEDDHISAEAMRSLIHQNTAQP; this is translated from the coding sequence ATGCTCCGCCAGCGTCTTCCCAAATCCCTGCTTGCCTCCATTGTGGTTAGTAGCCTTGCCTTGATCAGTATTCAATCCACTATCGCTCGTCCGAATAGTTACCCATCCAAGACCCATCCAACGGCAATCATTTTTTCTAAGGAGAACCAATCTCAAAAATATTTATTGGATGGGATTCAAAAGGCCCTATCTGGGGATTATCCAGGCGCGATTGAAGCCTACGATTTAGCACTCCAGTTCGCGCCTGCCAATGCTGAAGCTTACTACAACCGAGGCGTGGCTTATTTCTCAATCGGTCATTCTGATAATGCTCTACAGGATTTTGAGCGGGCGATCTCAATCACCCCTTCCATGGCTGAAGCCTATGGGAATCGCGGCACGATTCGCTTACAGATGGGGGAATATAAAAGCGCGCTCTCTGATTTTCAAACTGCCGCTGACTTATTTGAGCAGGAAGACGATCATATATCTGCTGAAGCCATGCGAAGTTTGATTCACCAAAATACTGCGCAGCCTTAA
- a CDS encoding alpha/beta hydrolase has product MKRYLQTFIPWGLASAVVMVAPLFGTEAQAAESIFVRYKETEVKVTRGELNTFTETGNIPASLQTLLNTEAELPAAVRTILSDQITVPTFLKNFLEGSNGEFLLFKLDQVISSTEGRTERGLNALKTAVLNSIEDDRVSFIEIIDKHPQNTIRVDITSLEGTYNDVSGFVERILPALEVAKGVLSDFICDCNTAEAAPKNGAQKVNHSLHAAENCEEEGTTTAKGETSQPSPTTGQSLPSPEDATQPSTTATSQAAQPQFTSAQGQ; this is encoded by the coding sequence ATGAAACGTTATCTTCAGACCTTTATCCCCTGGGGACTCGCGAGTGCGGTGGTCATGGTTGCCCCCCTATTTGGGACTGAGGCTCAAGCTGCTGAGAGCATCTTTGTGCGATATAAGGAGACAGAAGTTAAGGTGACTCGTGGAGAGCTAAATACCTTTACGGAGACTGGCAATATCCCTGCTTCGCTGCAAACCTTACTTAATACTGAAGCAGAACTCCCGGCTGCCGTTCGGACTATCCTATCTGACCAGATCACGGTTCCCACATTTCTCAAAAATTTCCTGGAAGGTTCCAACGGTGAATTTCTCCTCTTTAAGCTCGACCAAGTCATTTCCAGCACAGAGGGTAGAACAGAACGAGGCTTAAATGCCCTTAAAACAGCCGTCTTAAATTCCATCGAAGATGATCGGGTTTCATTTATCGAAATTATCGACAAACACCCTCAAAACACCATTCGAGTTGATATAACCAGCTTAGAAGGGACCTACAACGATGTCAGTGGTTTTGTTGAGCGGATCTTGCCAGCCTTAGAAGTCGCCAAAGGCGTGTTGTCAGACTTTATTTGTGATTGCAATACGGCTGAGGCCGCTCCCAAGAACGGTGCTCAGAAGGTCAACCATTCCCTCCATGCAGCGGAAAATTGTGAGGAAGAAGGGACCACGACGGCTAAAGGTGAGACCTCTCAACCTTCCCCGACCACAGGACAAAGCCTACCCTCCCCTGAAGATGCTACTCAACCATCGACAACGGCAACTTCACAAGCTGCGCAACCCCAGTTCACTTCTGCTCAAGGCCAATAG
- a CDS encoding response regulator: MAIVDLGLPDMDGIELVQRFKKSSTQTNPQNTKILILTMHHHATEVLAAFAAGTDSYCVKDTDRTNALTEITPNVQESHPSSGCSRMNCRATS; the protein is encoded by the coding sequence GTGGCTATTGTCGATTTAGGCTTGCCAGATATGGATGGTATTGAACTAGTGCAGCGGTTTAAGAAGTCAAGCACCCAGACAAACCCCCAAAATACGAAGATTTTGATCTTAACGATGCACCATCATGCGACAGAAGTTCTGGCTGCGTTTGCAGCGGGGACAGACTCCTACTGCGTGAAAGATACGGACAGGACTAACGCATTGACAGAAATTACCCCCAATGTTCAAGAGAGCCATCCCAGCAGTGGTTGTTCAAGAATGAATTGTCGAGCAACCTCTTGA
- a CDS encoding ATP-dependent zinc protease: protein MPNLPIIGWREWVSFPDLSITHVKAKIDTGARTSALHAFDVERFQHQGKAMVRFKVHPNQKDELTTLTAEAELLEERQIRDSGGHTELRPVIQTKIELGPHQWAIEMTLTNRSAMGFRMLLGREALRQRFMIDAGNSYLQSKAIAP, encoded by the coding sequence TTGCCTAACTTACCAATTATTGGCTGGCGCGAATGGGTATCGTTCCCCGATTTAAGTATCACCCATGTCAAAGCCAAAATTGATACTGGGGCACGTACTTCTGCCCTCCATGCCTTTGATGTTGAACGATTTCAGCACCAAGGAAAAGCCATGGTACGGTTTAAGGTTCACCCGAACCAAAAAGATGAACTCACCACCTTGACGGCTGAGGCTGAACTGCTAGAGGAGCGCCAGATCCGAGATTCAGGCGGGCATACTGAGTTGCGTCCTGTTATTCAAACGAAGATTGAACTTGGTCCCCACCAATGGGCGATAGAAATGACCCTCACGAATCGAAGTGCTATGGGATTTAGAATGCTACTGGGTCGGGAGGCACTGCGCCAACGCTTCATGATTGATGCAGGTAATTCCTATCTTCAAAGTAAAGCCATCGCTCCCTAA
- a CDS encoding winged helix-turn-helix domain-containing protein, with translation MPRKLYLEPHFSPDELKSHYRASQDPVESRRWHLLWLVSEQTTLTQAAQVVGLNYDYAREIVREYNHNGAHGLRNRRKDKRPHQSRSLLTQDQCAQLLTRLQTPPADGGLWNGPKVAQVIAQMTGVDKVWPQRGWDYLKRLEQSLQCPRPHHRKGEPEAQAAFKKTA, from the coding sequence ATGCCAAGAAAACTGTATCTAGAACCTCATTTTTCGCCTGACGAGCTGAAGTCTCATTATCGAGCCAGCCAAGACCCAGTAGAATCGCGCCGCTGGCATCTGCTGTGGCTCGTCAGTGAGCAAACAACGCTAACTCAAGCAGCCCAAGTGGTCGGTCTCAACTACGATTACGCTCGAGAAATCGTCAGGGAGTATAACCACAATGGCGCCCATGGGTTACGCAACCGACGCAAAGATAAGCGACCTCATCAATCTCGCAGTCTTCTGACTCAAGACCAATGTGCACAATTGTTGACTCGTCTACAAACCCCACCCGCCGACGGTGGTCTATGGAACGGCCCCAAAGTAGCCCAGGTCATCGCTCAGATGACAGGAGTCGATAAGGTTTGGCCCCAACGCGGTTGGGACTATCTCAAGCGATTGGAGCAGTCCCTGCAATGCCCACGTCCTCACCACCGTAAAGGTGAACCAGAGGCCCAAGCCGCTTTTAAAAAAACTGCCTGA
- a CDS encoding alpha/beta hydrolase: MLKGLSLTTLTLTSVIGLNWTAPAHAAEKVVFTFKQFGQSLTVDELETFAQTGKASSKLKFFLNVSGQDPEAARKFMTKEVKVKLRTADRLLHILPGEYALFQAGQLFHTPSKKANLQAFRSAIILSLSDDNRISFLEFLKRYPTQDLVVDGFKLSKVAGTIDGLIGSGEEAVEGTGPLAVAKDVLSSFICDCSPGAN; the protein is encoded by the coding sequence GTGCTTAAAGGGCTATCCTTAACCACCCTGACTTTGACCTCAGTGATAGGACTGAACTGGACCGCGCCAGCCCATGCGGCTGAGAAAGTTGTTTTCACCTTCAAACAGTTTGGTCAATCCCTCACCGTTGATGAATTAGAAACCTTTGCCCAAACGGGTAAAGCATCTTCCAAGCTCAAATTCTTTTTGAATGTGTCAGGACAGGACCCTGAAGCGGCCCGGAAGTTTATGACGAAGGAAGTCAAAGTCAAACTGCGCACTGCGGATCGTTTACTACATATTCTTCCCGGCGAGTATGCCCTCTTTCAGGCCGGTCAACTGTTTCATACCCCCAGCAAAAAAGCGAATTTACAAGCCTTTCGCTCAGCCATTATCCTGTCCCTCAGCGATGACAATCGAATCTCGTTCTTGGAATTCTTAAAGCGGTATCCAACCCAAGACTTGGTTGTGGATGGCTTTAAGCTCTCCAAAGTAGCGGGTACCATTGATGGTCTCATTGGTAGTGGCGAAGAAGCCGTAGAGGGTACGGGACCCCTTGCTGTGGCAAAAGATGTACTGAGCAGTTTTATCTGTGATTGCTCACCGGGAGCTAACTAG
- a CDS encoding transposase yields MERRYPNAQVEVWSLDEHRLGLKPIIRKIWAPVGQRPIAEVDHRYEWTYLYGFVHPATGDTEWFILPRVNGEWFNQALQSFAQQVGAGKHKQILLVLDGAGWHTCKNRVVPPGIHLKVLPPILQSYSR; encoded by the coding sequence TTGGAGCGACGCTACCCTAATGCTCAGGTCGAAGTTTGGTCCTTGGATGAACATCGTTTAGGCCTTAAACCCATTATTCGAAAGATTTGGGCGCCTGTGGGTCAGCGTCCAATTGCTGAGGTGGACCATCGCTATGAATGGACTTATCTGTACGGATTCGTTCATCCCGCAACTGGCGATACCGAATGGTTCATTCTGCCTCGGGTCAATGGAGAATGGTTTAATCAAGCCCTACAAAGCTTTGCTCAGCAAGTTGGAGCGGGAAAGCACAAACAGATTCTTCTCGTTCTGGATGGAGCCGGATGGCATACCTGTAAGAATCGGGTGGTGCCACCTGGCATTCATCTGAAGGTTTTACCCCCTATTCTCCAGAGCTACAGCCGCTGA